One genomic segment of Streptococcus salivarius includes these proteins:
- a CDS encoding alpha-amylase, with protein MTNQTAMQYFEWYLPSDGQHWNNLADDAQHLADLGISHVWMPPAFKATNKDDVGYGVYDLFDLGEFDQKGTVRTKYGLKEEYLNAINQLKEVGIVPMADVVLNHKAAADKLETFEVVEVDPEDRTQEISEPFEIEGWTHFTFDGRNKAYNDFEWHWYHFNGTDFDAKRNKSGIYLIQGDNKGWADNDLVDNENGNFDYLMYANLDYKHPEVIENIYEWADWFVETTGVQGFRMDAVKHIDSFFMRNFIRDVKEKQGQDFYVFGEFWNGNEEENNIYLEKIEKRFDLVDVPLHNNLHKASLDGADYDLTTIFDHSLVKNHPEHAVTFVDNHDTQRGQALESTVEEWFKPAAYALILLREDGLPCLFYGDYYGIEGEFAQENFQETLDTLLYARKDLAYGEQTDYFDDPNCIGWTRSGNEDGAPLAVTISNDAANSKSMEIGSDWAGQTFYDILGNCSDTVTIDEDGWGDFPVSEKSVSVWTIQD; from the coding sequence ATGACAAATCAAACCGCAATGCAATACTTTGAATGGTATCTTCCAAGTGACGGTCAACACTGGAACAATTTGGCTGATGATGCCCAACATTTAGCAGACCTGGGCATCAGCCACGTTTGGATGCCACCTGCTTTTAAGGCCACCAACAAAGATGATGTTGGTTACGGAGTCTATGACCTCTTTGACCTTGGAGAATTCGACCAAAAAGGAACAGTCCGCACCAAATACGGCCTCAAAGAAGAGTATCTCAATGCTATCAACCAACTCAAAGAAGTTGGTATTGTACCTATGGCCGACGTTGTGCTTAACCACAAGGCAGCAGCCGATAAACTCGAGACCTTCGAAGTGGTCGAAGTTGACCCAGAGGACCGTACCCAAGAAATCAGCGAACCATTTGAAATCGAAGGTTGGACACACTTCACCTTTGACGGACGTAATAAAGCCTACAACGATTTTGAATGGCACTGGTACCACTTTAACGGAACTGACTTCGATGCCAAACGTAATAAAAGTGGCATCTATCTTATCCAAGGTGACAACAAAGGTTGGGCAGACAACGACTTGGTTGACAATGAGAATGGTAACTTTGACTACCTTATGTATGCTAACCTAGACTATAAACACCCTGAAGTTATTGAAAACATTTACGAATGGGCAGATTGGTTCGTTGAAACAACAGGCGTTCAAGGATTCCGCATGGATGCAGTCAAGCACATTGATTCATTCTTCATGCGTAACTTTATTCGTGATGTCAAAGAAAAACAAGGTCAGGATTTCTATGTCTTTGGTGAATTTTGGAATGGTAACGAAGAGGAAAATAATATCTATCTTGAAAAGATTGAAAAACGTTTTGACCTCGTCGATGTTCCCCTCCACAACAATCTACACAAGGCTAGCTTAGATGGTGCCGATTATGATTTGACGACAATTTTCGATCATTCCTTGGTCAAAAATCATCCTGAACATGCTGTAACCTTCGTAGACAACCACGACACTCAACGCGGACAAGCTCTAGAATCTACTGTTGAAGAATGGTTTAAACCAGCTGCTTATGCTCTCATCCTTCTCCGTGAAGACGGTCTTCCTTGCCTATTTTATGGTGACTACTATGGAATCGAAGGTGAATTTGCTCAAGAAAATTTCCAAGAAACCCTAGATACCTTGCTCTACGCTCGTAAAGACCTAGCTTACGGAGAGCAAACAGACTACTTTGATGATCCAAACTGTATTGGATGGACACGCTCTGGCAACGAAGATGGCGCTCCATTAGCTGTAACAATCTCTAATGATGCTGCTAACAGCAAGTCTATGGAAATTGGTAGTGATTGGGCTGGACAAACCTTCTATGACATTCTTGGAAACTGCTCTGATACTGTAACCATTGACGAAGACGGATGGGGAGACTTCCCAGTTTCTGAAAAATCTGTCAGCGTTTGGACAATTCAAGACTAA
- the folB gene encoding dihydroneopterin aldolase encodes MDKIILNGCRFYGYHGAFAEEQTLGQIFVVDLELAVDLTKASQSDNLDDTVHYGLVFEAVQKQVEDKKYILIERLAGAICEDLFAQFPPIQSIKVRITKENPPINGHYKSVGIELERSR; translated from the coding sequence ATGGATAAAATTATTTTAAATGGTTGCCGTTTTTATGGCTATCACGGGGCTTTTGCTGAGGAACAGACCCTGGGACAAATTTTTGTGGTAGATTTGGAATTGGCTGTTGATCTAACCAAGGCCTCACAGAGTGACAATCTAGATGATACGGTTCACTATGGATTGGTTTTTGAAGCTGTGCAAAAACAAGTGGAAGATAAAAAGTACATTTTGATTGAGCGTTTAGCTGGTGCAATTTGCGAGGATCTATTTGCACAGTTTCCACCAATTCAATCTATTAAAGTTCGAATTACCAAGGAAAATCCCCCAATTAATGGGCATTATAAGAGTGTTGGTATCGAATTGGAGCGTAGCCGATGA
- a CDS encoding KH domain-containing protein, with translation MDTIENLIIAIVKPLIASPDQLTIKIFDGPEFLEYHLDLAPADIGRVIGKKGRTITAIRAIVYSVPTQGKKVRLVIDEKEKA, from the coding sequence ATGGATACCATTGAAAATCTTATTATCGCTATCGTTAAACCTTTAATTGCTTCACCAGATCAGTTGACCATCAAAATTTTTGACGGTCCTGAGTTTTTGGAGTACCATCTTGATCTTGCCCCAGCCGATATTGGGCGAGTTATCGGGAAAAAAGGACGTACTATTACGGCGATAAGAGCGATTGTCTATTCGGTACCTACTCAAGGTAAAAAAGTTCGTCTTGTTATTGACGAAAAAGAGAAAGCTTAA
- the folK gene encoding 2-amino-4-hydroxy-6-hydroxymethyldihydropteridine diphosphokinase — protein sequence MTRVYLSLGSNMGDRQGYLQKAVKALNDLPETEVKAVSSYYETAAWGLTNQADFLNLALALETKLPAETLLRSCQQIEKDLDRVRHEHWGPRTVDIDILLYGQEIWETEHLKVPHPYMSQRAFVLVPLVEIADDLVDPKTGQAYKNYLSHLNTSDVRKLELMD from the coding sequence ATGACAAGAGTTTATTTGAGTTTGGGATCTAATATGGGAGACCGTCAGGGCTATCTTCAAAAAGCTGTGAAGGCCTTGAATGACCTACCTGAGACGGAGGTTAAAGCGGTATCCTCTTATTATGAAACGGCTGCTTGGGGACTGACAAATCAGGCTGATTTTTTGAATCTTGCCTTGGCTTTAGAGACGAAGTTGCCAGCAGAGACCTTACTAAGGTCATGTCAGCAAATTGAAAAAGATCTTGATCGCGTTCGTCATGAGCATTGGGGGCCTCGGACAGTAGATATCGATATTCTTCTATATGGGCAGGAAATTTGGGAGACTGAGCACCTTAAAGTGCCCCACCCTTATATGAGCCAGAGAGCTTTTGTTTTGGTGCCCTTAGTAGAAATAGCAGATGATTTGGTTGACCCCAAAACTGGGCAAGCCTACAAAAATTATTTGAGTCACTTAAACACTAGTGATGTCCGTAAATTGGAACTTATGGACTAG
- a CDS encoding sensor histidine kinase, protein MSYNVGLSFMTPFYLLFYAYFYGKERTTNMLAFYAFYPLVLYLLIFNGYAYFLMPGFGITSDFLNKSYLYFIFFDLLIIPTFVALSKLLNIDFKYLRVLERDRKFGRIMFFTNFVLISYVIMNYSVVVASRFFDLYYAGHIITLIGYIAILYAVYSVNRYADEYFENERRKENRRHLDDLEKYSEQVESLYETLRSFRHDYTNVMISLNEAIQMKDIDQIKMIYDSVLKDSASDLNQQKFDLAKLTRVTNMPLKSLLSSKLAEAFDKGIQCHVEVEEGVFFTEVRALDLITIISILCDNAIEATVLADKPKLSIAIFKMGNQSVIVVENSTKEAYIDVTPLKQRGFSTKGTGRGLGLANIEEILFRYDNVTLETESAQHRFVQLLSITPKED, encoded by the coding sequence ATGTCATATAATGTCGGTTTGTCCTTTATGACACCTTTCTACCTTCTTTTCTATGCTTATTTCTATGGCAAGGAAAGAACCACCAATATGTTGGCGTTTTATGCCTTCTATCCTCTTGTTCTTTATCTTTTGATTTTTAATGGTTATGCCTACTTTTTGATGCCGGGATTTGGTATCACATCGGATTTTCTTAACAAAAGTTATCTTTATTTTATTTTCTTTGACCTTTTAATTATTCCAACATTTGTTGCTCTTTCCAAACTTCTTAATATTGATTTTAAATATTTGAGGGTTTTGGAGCGAGATCGCAAATTTGGTCGGATAATGTTTTTCACTAACTTTGTTTTGATTAGTTATGTGATTATGAACTATTCCGTAGTTGTGGCTTCGCGTTTCTTTGATTTGTACTATGCTGGCCATATTATAACCTTGATTGGCTATATAGCGATTCTTTATGCTGTTTACAGTGTCAATAGATACGCAGATGAGTACTTTGAAAATGAGCGAAGAAAAGAAAATCGTCGTCACTTGGATGACCTAGAGAAGTATTCTGAGCAGGTTGAAAGTCTTTACGAAACGTTACGCAGTTTCCGTCACGACTATACTAATGTCATGATTTCGCTTAATGAAGCCATTCAGATGAAAGACATTGACCAGATTAAGATGATTTATGACAGTGTCCTTAAAGATTCTGCATCAGATCTGAATCAGCAAAAGTTTGATTTAGCAAAACTAACACGAGTGACCAACATGCCACTCAAGAGTCTTCTATCATCTAAATTGGCTGAAGCTTTTGATAAGGGAATTCAATGTCATGTTGAGGTTGAAGAAGGTGTTTTCTTCACGGAAGTGCGTGCTCTAGACTTGATCACAATCATATCCATTCTTTGTGACAATGCTATTGAAGCTACTGTATTGGCAGATAAACCAAAATTATCTATTGCTATCTTTAAGATGGGAAATCAATCAGTTATTGTTGTTGAAAATTCAACTAAGGAAGCTTATATTGATGTAACTCCTTTGAAACAAAGAGGATTTTCAACAAAAGGAACAGGTCGAGGGTTGGGCTTGGCAAATATCGAAGAGATTCTCTTTAGATACGATAATGTCACGCTTGAAACGGAATCAGCACAACACCGTTTTGTCCAATTATTGTCTATTACACCAAAAGAAGATTAA
- the folE gene encoding GTP cyclohydrolase I FolE: MANQEKVEQAVYQLLEALGENPEREGLLDTPKRVAKMYAEMFSGLNEDPKDQFTAVFSEVHDEVVLVKDIPFYSMCEHHLVPFYGKAHVAYLPSGDKVTGLSKLARAVEVAARRPQLQERLTDQVATALEEALNPRGVFVMVEAEHMCMTMRGIKKPGSKTITTVAKGLYKEDREERKEILSLMRDF, translated from the coding sequence ATGGCAAATCAAGAAAAAGTAGAACAAGCAGTCTATCAACTATTGGAAGCTCTAGGTGAAAATCCTGAGCGTGAGGGACTTTTGGACACACCAAAACGTGTGGCTAAGATGTATGCTGAAATGTTTTCAGGTCTAAATGAAGACCCTAAGGATCAATTTACAGCTGTCTTTTCAGAAGTCCATGACGAAGTTGTCCTTGTCAAGGATATTCCTTTTTACTCTATGTGTGAGCACCATTTGGTTCCATTTTATGGTAAGGCCCACGTGGCTTATTTGCCAAGTGGAGACAAGGTGACAGGACTTTCCAAATTAGCGCGTGCGGTTGAAGTAGCTGCTCGTCGTCCGCAGTTGCAAGAACGTCTTACCGATCAAGTTGCTACAGCACTTGAAGAAGCTCTGAATCCTCGAGGAGTTTTTGTCATGGTTGAAGCAGAGCACATGTGCATGACCATGCGAGGCATTAAGAAACCAGGAAGTAAGACAATCACAACTGTCGCTAAGGGCCTTTATAAAGAAGACCGTGAAGAACGCAAGGAAATTCTTTCATTGATGCGTGATTTTTAG
- the murB gene encoding UDP-N-acetylmuramate dehydrogenase: MLDELKEDLVEIDIRFDEPLKRYTYTKVGGPADYLAFPRNRYELSRIVKFANKHDIPWLVLGNASNLIVRDGGIRGFVIMFDRLNGIAVNGYQIEAEAGANLIATTKVARFQSLTGFEFAAGIPGSVGGAVFMNAGAYGGEIAHILVSAQVLTKDGDVRTIDARDMRFGYRRSVLQETGEVVISAKFNLKPGDYEQIKNEMNRLNHLRELKQPLEYPSCGSVFKRPPGHFAGQLIVEANLKGHRIGGVEVSTKHAGFMVNVDHGTAKDYEDLIADVIAKVKENSGVTLEPEVRIIGDKLN, encoded by the coding sequence ATGTTAGATGAACTTAAAGAAGATTTAGTGGAAATTGATATTCGTTTCGACGAACCCTTAAAACGTTATACATATACCAAGGTTGGTGGTCCAGCAGATTATTTGGCCTTTCCACGTAACCGCTATGAACTCTCTCGTATTGTCAAATTTGCTAATAAGCATGACATTCCTTGGTTGGTTCTTGGTAATGCTAGTAATTTGATTGTCCGTGACGGTGGTATCAGAGGTTTTGTGATTATGTTTGACAGACTTAATGGTATCGCAGTTAATGGTTATCAAATTGAAGCTGAAGCGGGAGCTAACCTGATTGCGACGACCAAGGTAGCCCGTTTTCAAAGTTTGACTGGTTTTGAATTTGCAGCGGGGATTCCAGGTAGTGTTGGTGGTGCCGTCTTTATGAATGCTGGTGCCTATGGTGGCGAGATTGCCCATATCTTGGTTTCTGCTCAGGTTCTTACAAAAGACGGTGATGTTCGTACGATTGACGCAAGAGATATGCGTTTTGGTTATCGTCGTTCAGTGCTCCAAGAAACAGGTGAAGTGGTTATTTCAGCTAAATTTAACCTCAAACCAGGAGATTACGAGCAAATCAAGAATGAGATGAATCGTCTTAATCATTTGCGAGAGCTTAAACAACCTCTTGAATACCCTTCATGTGGTTCGGTCTTTAAACGCCCACCAGGTCATTTTGCAGGTCAGCTTATTGTGGAAGCAAATCTCAAGGGACATCGTATCGGTGGTGTTGAGGTGTCAACTAAGCATGCTGGATTCATGGTCAATGTTGATCACGGAACAGCTAAAGACTATGAAGATCTTATTGCAGATGTCATCGCTAAGGTTAAGGAAAATTCAGGTGTAACACTTGAGCCTGAAGTACGTATCATTGGCGACAAATTAAACTAA
- the rpsP gene encoding 30S ribosomal protein S16, with protein sequence MAVKIRLTRMGSKKKPFYRINVADSRAPRDGRFIETVGTYNPLVEENQVTLKEERVLEWLSKGAQPSDTVRNILSKEGVMKKFHESKFSK encoded by the coding sequence ATGGCAGTAAAAATCCGTTTGACTCGTATGGGTTCTAAGAAAAAACCTTTCTACCGTATTAACGTTGCAGATTCACGTGCTCCACGTGATGGACGTTTCATCGAAACAGTTGGTACTTACAACCCACTCGTTGAAGAAAACCAAGTAACACTTAAAGAAGAACGTGTTCTTGAGTGGTTGTCTAAAGGTGCACAACCTTCAGATACAGTTCGTAACATCCTTTCAAAAGAAGGCGTTATGAAGAAATTCCACGAATCAAAATTCTCAAAATAA
- the folP gene encoding dihydropteroate synthase — MFIGKHEIAGKACIMGILNVTPDSFSDGGDFDTVEDALAQVERMIAQGAAIIDVGGESTRPGAEFVTEEEEIARIVPVIQAIKAKYDVLISIDTYKTATARAALEAGADILNDVWAGLYDGQMLALAAEKNVPIILMHNQKEEVYNDVTEDVCTFLSQRAQAALEAGVVKDNIWIDPGFGFAKNVQHNIDLLKGLDKVVALGYPVLFGISRKRVVDYLLGGNTQAKDRDQGTAALSGYAVSKGCQIVRVHNVDANRDIVKTISGIL, encoded by the coding sequence ATGTTTATTGGCAAACATGAGATTGCAGGTAAGGCCTGTATTATGGGAATCTTGAATGTCACCCCTGATTCTTTCTCAGATGGTGGCGATTTTGACACTGTAGAAGATGCTTTGGCTCAGGTTGAGCGTATGATTGCCCAAGGGGCTGCCATTATCGATGTAGGTGGCGAATCTACAAGACCAGGAGCAGAATTTGTAACTGAGGAAGAAGAGATTGCTCGTATCGTGCCAGTTATTCAGGCTATCAAGGCAAAATATGATGTGCTCATCAGTATTGATACCTATAAGACAGCCACTGCCAGAGCTGCTCTTGAAGCAGGTGCAGATATTCTAAATGATGTCTGGGCTGGACTCTATGATGGTCAGATGCTAGCTTTAGCAGCTGAAAAGAATGTGCCGATTATTCTCATGCATAATCAAAAAGAAGAAGTATACAATGATGTCACAGAAGATGTCTGTACATTCCTCAGTCAACGTGCTCAGGCCGCCTTGGAAGCAGGTGTGGTCAAGGACAATATCTGGATTGATCCAGGCTTTGGCTTTGCGAAAAATGTCCAACACAATATTGACCTGCTAAAAGGTTTGGACAAGGTCGTTGCCCTAGGCTATCCTGTTCTTTTTGGGATTTCTCGTAAGCGTGTTGTGGACTACCTACTAGGTGGAAATACCCAAGCTAAGGACCGCGATCAGGGAACGGCTGCTCTATCTGGCTATGCTGTTAGCAAGGGTTGTCAGATTGTCCGTGTACATAATGTTGACGCCAATCGTGATATTGTTAAGACCATTTCAGGAATTCTATGA
- a CDS encoding LytR/AlgR family response regulator transcription factor has product MLSIIVLEDDALQRHRVSRLLDEAVEESKAVVDGITFYEQGQELLDTDRDSGKSMVYLLDIDLKNQTKQGLDIGLEIRKEDLKAQIAFVTAYSEFMPLTFRYKIQALDFVDKSMDDVDLKRALVELLDFAQSQVEQETKAQSLTVKTDKNDVNLPYEDILYIETAPVPHKLIAHTKLNLVEFYGKIAEVAKLDDIFFQTHRSFVVNVSNVASVDRTANMVFFEGDESCLLSRTRKKEFLERLKNR; this is encoded by the coding sequence ATGCTTTCTATTATCGTCCTTGAAGATGATGCCTTGCAGCGTCATCGTGTTAGTCGTTTATTGGACGAAGCAGTTGAGGAGTCGAAGGCCGTTGTTGATGGGATTACCTTTTATGAGCAGGGTCAGGAATTGTTAGATACTGACAGGGACTCAGGTAAATCCATGGTTTATCTTTTGGATATTGACCTCAAGAATCAGACCAAGCAGGGACTAGATATTGGCTTGGAGATTCGAAAAGAAGATTTAAAGGCACAAATTGCTTTTGTAACGGCCTATTCCGAATTTATGCCTTTGACCTTTCGTTATAAGATTCAAGCCCTTGATTTTGTAGATAAATCCATGGACGATGTGGATCTTAAGAGAGCCCTAGTAGAACTATTAGATTTTGCTCAGTCACAGGTTGAACAAGAAACTAAGGCTCAGAGCCTAACTGTCAAAACAGATAAAAATGATGTCAATCTTCCTTATGAAGATATTTTATATATTGAGACAGCTCCGGTACCCCATAAGTTGATTGCCCACACCAAGTTAAACTTGGTAGAATTCTATGGAAAGATTGCAGAGGTAGCAAAGTTGGATGACATTTTCTTCCAAACGCATCGCTCCTTTGTTGTCAATGTTAGCAATGTCGCCAGCGTTGATCGTACAGCTAATATGGTATTTTTTGAGGGTGATGAGTCTTGTCTGCTCTCGCGCACACGTAAAAAGGAATTTTTGGAACGGTTGAAAAACCGTTAA
- a CDS encoding bifunctional folylpolyglutamate synthase/dihydrofolate synthase gives MTYQEALDWIHGQLKFGIKPGLERMAWMLKELGNPQDNLKAVHIVGTNGKGSTVNALQTIFTQAGYEVGTFTSPYIIDFKERISLNGQMISEEDLLDLVNRVKPVVERLPKETEHENATEFEIITVLMFLYFGQAHPVDIAFIEAGMGGLHDSTNLFKPLAVLCPSIGLDHQAILGNTHAEIAAEKAGVLKNGAPFIYATDRTDVRDVFEKKAREEGSKTYELGRDFTAEGSSHSFDFTYGEQRLDDIVLAMAGQHQVANASMAIMASLLLQKDYPKVTLELIKDALAHAHWRGRTEFLRPNLMIDGAHNNESVKVLIDLLQSEYADKEIELLFAAIDTKPIDGMLAQLKSVGDLTVTSFDYPNSVKLDKYPEVYKQVPDFKTWIKEHVTTDNKKLYVITGSLYFISQVRKWVLEQASDV, from the coding sequence ATGACTTATCAGGAAGCGTTGGATTGGATTCATGGACAATTAAAATTTGGCATCAAGCCTGGCTTGGAGCGTATGGCTTGGATGCTTAAAGAGTTGGGAAATCCACAAGATAATCTCAAGGCTGTGCATATCGTGGGAACAAACGGCAAAGGGTCTACAGTCAATGCCCTACAAACCATTTTTACCCAGGCGGGCTATGAAGTTGGAACCTTTACTTCACCCTATATTATTGACTTCAAGGAACGAATCTCTCTTAATGGTCAGATGATTTCAGAAGAGGACTTACTTGACCTGGTTAATCGTGTGAAGCCTGTGGTTGAACGGCTGCCAAAAGAGACAGAGCATGAAAATGCGACAGAGTTTGAAATTATCACAGTCTTGATGTTCCTCTATTTTGGTCAGGCCCATCCTGTGGATATCGCATTCATTGAAGCTGGAATGGGTGGTCTTCATGATTCGACTAATCTCTTTAAGCCCTTGGCAGTCCTGTGTCCATCGATTGGTTTGGATCATCAGGCTATTTTGGGAAATACCCATGCTGAAATTGCAGCAGAAAAAGCTGGTGTTTTGAAGAATGGGGCTCCCTTTATTTATGCGACTGATCGTACTGATGTTCGAGATGTTTTCGAGAAGAAGGCGCGTGAAGAAGGGTCTAAGACCTATGAGCTGGGGAGAGATTTCACAGCTGAAGGGTCAAGCCATTCCTTTGATTTTACCTATGGAGAGCAAAGGTTAGATGATATAGTTTTGGCTATGGCCGGTCAACACCAAGTAGCAAATGCTAGCATGGCTATCATGGCTTCTTTATTGCTTCAAAAAGATTATCCTAAAGTAACTCTTGAACTCATAAAGGATGCCCTGGCTCATGCCCATTGGAGAGGTCGAACAGAATTTTTAAGACCTAATCTCATGATTGATGGTGCTCATAATAATGAGAGTGTTAAAGTTTTGATTGACTTGTTGCAATCAGAATATGCAGATAAGGAGATTGAACTTCTCTTTGCAGCTATTGACACCAAGCCTATTGACGGAATGCTTGCCCAACTAAAATCGGTTGGTGACTTGACTGTAACGAGTTTTGACTATCCAAACAGTGTTAAATTAGATAAATACCCAGAGGTTTATAAGCAGGTACCAGATTTCAAAACATGGATTAAAGAACATGTAACGACTGACAATAAGAAACTTTATGTGATTACGGGATCTCTATACTTTATTTCTCAGGTCAGAAAATGGGTTTTAGAGCAGGCAAGTGATGTTTAA
- a CDS encoding APC family permease yields the protein MFQRLKNILIGEPLTHDDSGDEHLLSKIQALAMLSSDALSSIAYGPEQVILVLTAVSSAAIWWSIPIGLLVLVLLASLTISYRQVIKAYPQGGGAYMVTTENLSPKFGLIAGGSLLVDYMLTVAVSVASGADAITSALPFLHPFNLEISMILVLVLMVMNLRGMRESAKSLMIPVYLFIVSTLFLLGFGFFQILTGHMPYAATAHLGQPITGVSLILILRAFTSGSASLTGVEAISNAVPFFKKPKAKNAASTLFIMSSILGAMFAGITFLNWWTGITPHAGVTILSQMAREILGQSWIGSILFYVFQFSTAMILAVAANTGFSAFPMLSFNMAKNKYMPHMYLEKGARMGYSNGILTLAIGAITLLFIFRGNTERLIPLYTIGVFIPFALSQTGMVIHWIREYGKGFWKHSLANILGALICYAIVLILFLFRLGDIWPFFPIIAILMWMFLKIKKHYNGVAQQLRIDGAVEEHHYQGNIVLILVGNVTKANIGAISYARSIGDKVIAMHVSTKDTENKDKETEQEFKKYFPEIEMVHIQSPYSSITQSTIQYVDEVATQAEKDNATLTVMIPQFVPKKSWQTMLHNQMSLRLKYYLKWRENIVISSYSYHLKD from the coding sequence ATGTTTCAACGTCTAAAAAACATTTTAATCGGTGAACCTTTAACTCATGATGATAGTGGTGATGAACACTTATTGTCCAAGATTCAGGCCTTGGCCATGTTGTCGAGTGATGCGCTATCATCTATCGCCTATGGGCCAGAGCAAGTTATCTTGGTTCTGACAGCTGTATCTAGTGCGGCTATTTGGTGGTCAATCCCTATTGGGCTTTTGGTTCTCGTCCTTTTAGCCAGCCTTACCATCTCTTATAGACAGGTTATCAAGGCCTATCCTCAAGGTGGTGGTGCCTATATGGTAACGACGGAAAATCTGTCTCCTAAGTTTGGCTTGATAGCTGGTGGCAGTCTTTTGGTCGATTACATGTTGACAGTTGCTGTTTCAGTGGCCTCAGGTGCAGATGCCATTACTTCAGCCCTTCCCTTCCTTCATCCTTTCAATCTTGAGATATCAATGATTTTGGTACTTGTTTTGATGGTTATGAATCTTAGGGGAATGCGTGAATCGGCAAAATCTTTGATGATACCGGTTTATCTCTTCATTGTTTCGACGCTGTTCTTGTTGGGATTTGGTTTCTTTCAAATTTTAACGGGTCATATGCCTTACGCAGCCACGGCACATTTAGGACAACCCATTACAGGGGTGTCATTGATTCTTATTTTAAGGGCCTTTACTTCAGGTTCTGCCTCATTGACAGGGGTAGAAGCCATCTCTAATGCGGTGCCTTTCTTTAAGAAACCTAAGGCAAAAAATGCAGCATCAACCCTCTTTATCATGTCTAGCATTTTGGGAGCTATGTTTGCGGGAATCACCTTCCTCAACTGGTGGACAGGTATTACACCTCATGCAGGAGTAACTATCTTGTCACAAATGGCTAGAGAAATTCTTGGTCAATCATGGATTGGTAGTATTCTATTTTACGTTTTCCAATTCTCTACTGCCATGATTCTTGCAGTGGCAGCTAACACAGGTTTTTCAGCCTTTCCGATGTTGTCCTTTAATATGGCGAAAAATAAATACATGCCTCACATGTACCTTGAAAAAGGTGCACGTATGGGATACTCTAATGGGATCTTGACACTTGCAATTGGTGCCATTACCCTTTTGTTTATTTTCCGAGGAAATACGGAACGGTTGATTCCGCTTTACACCATCGGTGTATTTATTCCATTTGCTCTTTCTCAAACGGGGATGGTCATCCATTGGATTCGTGAATATGGTAAGGGATTCTGGAAACACTCTTTAGCAAATATCTTAGGTGCCCTCATTTGTTATGCTATCGTTCTCATTCTCTTCCTTTTCCGTTTAGGAGATATCTGGCCATTCTTCCCGATTATTGCAATCTTGATGTGGATGTTCCTTAAGATTAAAAAACACTATAATGGTGTTGCTCAACAGTTGCGTATTGATGGAGCGGTAGAAGAACACCATTATCAAGGAAATATTGTTCTTATCCTTGTTGGGAATGTTACCAAGGCTAATATCGGAGCTATTTCCTATGCACGTTCTATTGGTGACAAGGTTATCGCCATGCATGTATCTACTAAGGATACAGAGAACAAGGACAAGGAAACTGAACAAGAGTTTAAAAAATATTTCCCTGAAATCGAGATGGTTCATATCCAATCACCGTACAGCTCAATCACTCAGTCAACCATTCAGTATGTGGACGAGGTCGCTACTCAAGCTGAGAAGGATAATGCGACTCTGACAGTCATGATTCCTCAGTTTGTGCCTAAAAAATCATGGCAAACCATGCTTCATAACCAGATGAGTTTGCGATTGAAATATTACCTCAAATGGCGTGAGAATATTGTCATTTCATCTTATTCTTACCACTTGAAAGACTAA